Proteins encoded within one genomic window of Augochlora pura isolate Apur16 chromosome 11, APUR_v2.2.1, whole genome shotgun sequence:
- the LOC144476721 gene encoding uncharacterized protein LOC144476721: MPKRKSYKVSGRKQDHCKSQETLLQRSSSFDAIHSNGNNNGFFRQNGSSERLLGEQSPESVLFEPAELELTCYDELSPEIAHKRRRRRSDSSDKYDDQCGDPFKKKADTPTKTCYSLDRTLTLDQDIKTDMNTCRSLQDAKSFSNFFPINQFEDEAKSIEHYEKWSSLESHGSKSEKTSQDTSGNSFFVANWSECAKILSKIKQLNSFKIKTNQEHFGSFLSGHTQPMTSQRKPRRITKRAFEEIGKVDDKSNTIRIGSPTPCNGTPPPAKRCRTTLKFDNEKETEEEHRTIDRCTPESLAASILELPVVSDSDGVHDLEVGTEFCRKCTCPTKKQRYRSFTFTSKHLPKTIVFCTWVIRKLADAFKRKYERFKHMIFVSSTEETARKVEELSEVVTALRSENDQMINMFLERINYLTEEVTRTHTTNDATSLSLTAEVCNIREISNKLAKNNEIMMEELKSLQKILEDKKAMPPKISPLQPPPMPSLLIPPMSTCPPPPPPPPPPPPPPPPPPPPPPGPLFQSPVIAITPTTPKRSVSTPSRTCSTPLLSRPAITVEDLLKVTLKKAPQNPKENRRNTIPGPKGPMVSLDMLRSVKLKSVRRRTTDQLRSPRSSRKIKARAASSLSLSPIMTATDNPLGRILKQVDFNKRPRRLLTTTNFRETNITKDNHSLNADTRNISSQALTLDDSVYTQRSNAKKTP, translated from the exons ATGCCGAAACGTAAGAGTTATAAAGTATCTGGCCGGAAGCAGGACCACTGCAAATCCCAGGAAACATTGCTGCAAAGATCAAGTTCGTTCGATGCGATCCATAGCAATGGGAATAATAATGGTTTCTTCAGACAGAATGGTTCATCTGAGCGGCTATTAGGAGAACAGTCACCGGAATCTGTACTCTTTGAACCCGCTGAGTTGGAACTAACGTGCTACGATGAGCTGAGCCCAGAAATTGCACATAAGCGACGGCGGCGAAGATCCGACTCCTCGGACAAGTACGATGATCAATGTGGCGATCCATTCAAGAAAAAGGCAGACACGCCTACGAAAACCTGTTACTCTTTGGATAGAACTCTCACGTTAGACCAGGATATCAAAACGGACATGAACACATGCCGTTCTTTGCAAGATGCCAAGTCCTTTTCGAACTTCTTCCCTATTAATCAGTTTGAGGACGAAGCGAAGAGCATCGAGCATTATGAGAAATGGAGCAGCCTGGAGAGTCATGGCTCAAAGTCTGAGAAGACTTCACAGGACACCAGTGGCAACAGTTTCTTCGTTGCCAATTGGAGCGAGTGCGCCAAGATTCTTTCCAAGATAAAGCAACTGAACAGTTTCAAGATAAAAACAAATCAGGAACATTTTGGAAGCTTCCTATCAGGCCACACACAACCAATGACATCTCAGAGGAAACCTAGACGCATCACTAAGCGTGCTTTCGAAGAGATTGGCAAAGTAGATGACAAATCGAATACAATTAGGATTGGTTCTCCTACACCATGCAACGGTACACCGCCTCCTGCCAAAAGGTGTAGGACTACTTTGAAGTTTGATAATGAGAAAGAAACGGAAGAAGAACACAGAACGATTGACAGGTGTACACCAGAATCCCTCGCGGCTTCTATTCTAGAGTTGCCCGTTGTATCCGATTCTGACGGCGTGCACGAC CTAGAAGTAGGCACTGAGTTCTGTCGAAAATGTACCTGTCCTACTAAAAAACAGAGGTACCGATCATTTACGTTCACCAGTAAACATCTGCCTAAAACTATCGTATTTTGTACCTGGGTGATAAGGAAGTTAGCAGATGCCTTTAAAAGG AAATATGAACGGTTCAAGCATATGATCTTCGTATCCTCTACAGAGGAAACTGCAAGGAAAGTTGAAGAGCTCAGTGAAGTGGTCACAGCGCTACGCTCCGAGAACGACCAAATGATTAATATGTTCTTGGAGAGGATTAATTATTTGACCGAAGAAGTTACTCGC ACGCATACGACTAACGATGCTACATCACTTTCCCTGACCGCGGAGGTATGCAACATACGAGAGATCAGTAATAAATTGGCTAAAAACAATGAGATAATGATGGAAGAGTTGAAGTcattgcagaaaatattagaagatAAAAAAGCAATGCCTCCAAAAATTTCACCGCTACAACCTCCACCGATGCCATCGCTTCTAATTCCACCTATGTCTACATGCCCTccacctccgcctccgcctcctccgccaccgccaccgccaccacctccacctccgccTCCACCAGGTCCATTATTTCAGTCACCGGTGATAGCAATCACGCCAACCACCCCGAAGAGAAGCGTTAGTACACCCTCGAGAACATGCTCGACACCGTTGCTTAGTAGACCAGCCATAACGGTCGAGGATCTATTGAAGGTGACCTTAAAAAAAGCACCACAAAATCCTAAG GAAAATAGAAGGAATACCATACCTGGACCAAAAGGACCAATGGTCTCACTTGACATGTTACGTagcgtaaaattaaaatctgtcAGGCGCAGAACAACCGACCAATTAAGATCTCCGAGAAGCTCTCGCAAGATTAAAGCACGCGCAGCGTCGAGCCTGAGCCTGTCCCCAATAATGACTGCAACGGACAATCCGTTGGGACGAATACTGAAACAAGTGGACTTTAACAAACGACCAAGGCGTTTGTTGACCACAACCAACTTTCGGGAGACTAATATCACAAAGGACAATCATTCGCTGAATGCGGACACGAGAAATATCAGCTCGCAGGCTTTAACGTTGGATGACTCAGTTTATACACAGCGTAGCAATGCCAAGAAAACGCCTTGA
- the Fbxl4 gene encoding F box and leucine-rich-repeat gene 4, protein MSKAEIVPIGGKAAGAIAFIEQYVKDVCDFSSQYGSNISISYTAYNIAGYPSKFPDYGDFPQAFVMRTYGPWWNKAPSRLIDYMPQNNEAVVSQDYIDLEFYEEVYPIRVSIYETYNPGSVVGVWAQNSEGKWTQLWSGVPQVVPHKPRIFSPRLQLCNFKTKMIRLEFNHNLLDYYTELDAVSLVGTSNFMVPNNNSHNQNLNDFIQRLGYFKQSSDDSYNMTPDYLKASYDLAVLKEIISKHCKIFKSIIVDNISKGKIVSKIGQHYQSVPPLEEAFNSLQQFLQEDFPKLTRDIQFSKSNTLFEQDSPSNDRFSVSPNDCEYQTCGSFSALPDETVLKILKNLDLRSLCCLCRVNKHFNNIARDALLYTSLNLRPYWYCLDALALNYLAPRCKYLQQLDLSWCGNYNMIKYQDFIHFIHTSGTLLTHLRLNCCQFVNDTVILEISKVCKDLKELCLRNCIGVTNEGFSKLENLELLERLELYRTNIETATLCTILKNNIRMRHLNLAGMHERLNIDEVAVQLGSSCPHLESIDFWKAQTLTPHGVRALSHCNKLREIDFGWCGGMGAPGDSLRALLSSCPYLEKVFLAALRGLTDRDLEPLLLCQRLQQLDLLGARSLTPDRCYEFLLFCPKLEMIDLSFCDGINDFIVQEWRQLFPRVSIKRSFQVIGTDML, encoded by the exons ATGTCAAAAGCTGAAATAGTACCTATAGGTGGAAAAGCAGCAGGGGCTATTGCATTTATTGAACAGTATGTGAAAGATGTGTGTGATTTTAGTTCTCAGTACGGAAGTAATATCAGTATTTCTTATACGGCTTATAATATTGCTGGATACCCTAGTAAATTTCCAGATTATGGAGACTTTCCACAAGCTTTTGTTATg AGAACATACGGACCATGGTGGAATAAAGCACCTTCAAGACTGATAGATTATATGCCACAAAATAATGAAGCTGTCGTAAGCCAAGATTACATAG ATCTAGAATTTTATGAAGAAGTATATCCGATTAGAGTTTCAATTTATGAAACTTATAATCCTGGAAGTGTAGTTGGAGTATGGGCACAAAATTCTGAAGGGAAGTGGACTCAGTTATGGAGTGGTGTTCCTCAAGTTGTTCCTCACAAGCCTCGTATATTTTCCCCTCGTTTACAgctatgtaattttaaaacgaaaatgaTAAGACTGGAATTTAATcacaatttattagattattatacaGAATTAGATGCTGTATCGCTTGTTGGAACATCTAACTTCATGGTTCCTAACAATAACTCAcataatcaaaatttaaacgatttcATACAACGGTTGGGTTACTTTAAACAAAGTAGTGATGATTCTTATAACATGACACCAGATTATTTAAAGGCGAGTTATGATTTAGCggttttgaaagaaattatttcaaaacactgtaagatatttaaaag tataattgtGGATAACATATCCAAGGGTAAAATAGTATCTAAAATAGGTCAGCATTATCAATCTGTTCCTCCTCTAGAGGAAGCATTCAATagtttgcaacaatttttgcaagaaGATTTCCCCAAATTGACCAGGGATATTCAGTTTTCAAAGTCGAATACATTATTCGAACAAGATAGTCCTTCTAATGATAGGTTTTCAGTATCACCAAATGACTGTGAATATCAAACTTGTGGTAGTTTTTCAGCACTTCCa GACGAGACAGtactgaaaattttaaaaaatttagatctAAGATCTCTATGCTGTTTATGTAGagtaaataaacattttaataatattgcaagGGATGCTTTGCTGTATACAAGTCTCAATTTAAGACCCTACTGGTATTGTCTGGATGCATTAGCACTGAATTATTTAGCGCCTAGATGTAAATATCTACAACAATTAGATTTGTCCTGGTGTGGAAATTATAACATGATTAAATATCaagatttcatacattttattcatacATCTGGAACACTTCTGACACATTTAAGATTAAATTGTTGTCAATTCGTTAATGACACGGTCATTCTCGAAATTTCAAAAGTTTGTAAAGATTTAAAAG aattatgtTTACGTAACTGTATCGGAGTAACGAACGAAGGCTTTTCGAAGCTCGAAAACTTGGAATTACTGGAACGTTTGGAACTTTATAGAACGAACATTGAAACTGCCACATTATgtactatattaaaaaataatattagaatgcGACATTTGAATTTAGCCGGAATGCatgaacgtttaaatattgatgaagTTGCAGTTCAATTAGGAAGTTCATGTCCCCATTTAGAAAGCATAGATTTTTGGAAGGCACAAACCTTAACACCGCACGGAGTTAGAGCTTTATCTCATTGCAACAAGCTTCGCGAAATTGATTTCGGATGGTG TGGTGGTATGGGTGCACCTGGTGACTCTTTACGAGCACTATTATCTTCGTGTCCATACTTAGAGAAAGTATTCTTAGCGGCCCTCAGAGGATTAACGGATCGTGACTTAGAACCGCTTTTACTTTGTCAACGATTGCAACAATTGGACTTGTTAGGGGCACGTTCTCTTACGCCTGACAGATGTTAcgagtttcttttattctgtCCGAAATTGGAAATGATCGATCTCAGCTTCTGTGATGGAATTAACGATTTTATAGTACAAGAGTGGCGTCAATTGTTTCCACGtgtttctattaaaagaaGTTTTCAAGTGATCGGCACTGACATGTTATGA
- the LOC144476723 gene encoding putative fatty acyl-CoA reductase CG8306, whose translation MVSDVTRFLSGKTIFITGGTGFLGICLIEKLLRTIPDLKNIYVLLRPKKNKQVNERLEELKKNPIFSKLKEEKKDHQLDKIIAVAGDVNQENLGLSAEDRLTLVEDVQIVFHSAASLDFEADLKTTTNCNILGTRRVVELCQEIRNLKAMVHVSSAYVNSYMLEARETVYPAPYDVNELLRLVKSLDDSTLNAETPNILKDHPNSYTFTKHLAEHEVKNGHIPAAIVRPSMILGAWKEPIPGWTISKNGPQGFLMGASKGVVRRLPVAKDLVYDYIPVDIVVNNLIVAAYAIERDGGKDLKVYHCTSSTYNPFRWNDVNSELNVILHKYPLVSAVWYPHLKLLSSIFLFRLSAIFVHFIPAYILDTITKLAGGRPILVKLHTNINNSLDRLTKFIFTEWKYHNPSQLELHKSLSEDDKQLFNLDIKDLEWLPFFANLQQGVRTYLHNESPKSLKKAHSKNKILMVAHLALQAGILGLIWWLMKIVFATTWTKSGLVMPLVYIAIDQL comes from the exons ATGGTGTCCGATGTAACGAGATTCCTCAGCggcaaaactatttttattaccgGCGGCACTGGTTTCCTCGGGATTTGTCTGATCGAGAAATTGTTACGAACAATCCCCGACctgaagaatatttatgtaCTATTACGGCCAAAGAAGAATAAACAAGTAAACGAAAGGTTGGAGGAACTCAAGAAAAATCCG ATATTCAGTAAATTGAAGGAAGAGAAGAAGGATCATCAACTTGACAAAATAATAGCTGTTGCGGGTGATGTGAATCAGGAAAATTTGGGTCTGTCGGCTGAAGATAGATTGACCTTGGTTGAAGATGTTCAAATTGTTTTCCATTCTGCCGCGTCCTTGGATTTTGAAGCAGATTTAAAAACTACTACTAATTGTAACATTCTGGGAACGCGCAGAGTTGTTGAACTATGTCAGGAAATAAGAAACTTAAAG GCAATGGTACATGTTTCTAGTGCCTATGTCAACTCATATATGCTTGAAGCAAGGGAAACTGTGTATCCTGCGCCATATGATGTAAACGAACTATTAAGATTAGTGAAATCATTAGATGATTCTACTTTAAATGCAGAAACTCCAAATATATTAAAGGATCATCCAAACTCTTACACATTCACAAAACACTTAGCTGAACATGAAGTAAAAAATGGACACATTCCAGCTGCTATTGTACGCCCATCGATGA TTCTTGGAGCATGGAAAGAACCAATTCCTGGATGGACAATCTCCAAGAATGGTCCACAAGGATTTTTAATGGGTGCTAGCAAGGGTGTAGTAAGAAGATTACCAGTTGCAAAAGATTTGGTATATGATTACATTCCAGTAGATATTGTTGTAAACAATCTTATAGTTGCAGCCTATGCAATTGAACGAGATGG tGGAAAAGACTTGAAGGTATATCATTGTACAAGTAGTACATACAATCCTTTTAGATGGAATGATGTCAACAGCGAATTAAATGTGATTTTACATAAGTATCCGTTAGTAAGTGCAGTGTGGTATCCACACTTAAAACTACtatcatcaatatttttattcagactTTCTGCAATATTTGTGCATTTCATTCCTGCATACATCTTGGATACAATTACTAAATTAGCTGGAGGGAGACCAAT ACTGGTAAAATTACACactaatattaacaattcccTGGATCGTctgacaaaatttatctttaccGAATGGAAGTACCATAATCCTTCTCAATTGGAATTACATAAGTCTTTATCAGAAGACGATAAGCAGTTGTTCAATCTAGATATTAAAGATTTAGAATGGCTTCCATTCTTTGCTAATTTACAACAAGGAGTCAGAACATATCTGCACAACGAGTCTccaaaatcgttgaaaaaagcacattccaaaaataaaat ATTAATGGTAGCGCACTTAGCCTTACAAGCTGGAATTCTGGGACTGATTTGGTGGttgatgaaaattgtatttgccACTACTTGGACAAAGTCAGGCTTAGTTATGCCTCTGGTTTACATTGCCATCGATCAGCTTTAA